Proteins from a genomic interval of Cucumis melo cultivar AY chromosome 7, USDA_Cmelo_AY_1.0, whole genome shotgun sequence:
- the LOC103493829 gene encoding uncharacterized protein LOC103493829 isoform X1 — translation MDQFDAFFRRADLDGDGRISGAEAVSFFQGSNLPKNILAQIWMHADQRKTGFLGRPEFYNALRLVTVAQSKRELTPEIVKAALYGPAAAKIPPPKIDLQAVSAPQSTSVPAASPPQMSIPASTGSQNFGFRGQGVPNVGVNQQYVSAQPNPSMRLPQATPGGVASNMQLVVSSEPSGGGNLLGSNLSNSNDWLNGRPGGGPAAGPRGVGPSVPSPATSLSPALMTSQPMPNDRAPAVTGNGFASKSAFGADMFSVTPSPPRPESSGLNNAANSSIGPSAIVPVSSVSQPLSKSTSLESLQSAFVSRPLASSQFQLSQSPLEPKKEVRAAGPSPLISSGITTGASNSTSENAQFTWPKMKPTDVQKYTKVFMEVDTDRDGRITGEQARNLFLSWRLPREVLKQVWDLSDQDNDSMLSLREFCFALYLMERYREGRPLPAVLPNNVMFDETLLSMTGQSNIVHPNAAWGPRPGFGQQQPQVTARSMAPTAGLRPPTNIPASRADGAKLSNEQKSRAPVLEDSFLDQPEKAQDAAASEKKVGETANVILDSKEKMEYYRTMMQELVLHKSRCDNRLNEITERASADKREAESLGKKYEEKYKQVAEIASKLTIEEAKYRDVQERKTELHQAIIKMEQGGSADGILQVRADRIQSDIEELIKALTERCKKHGFDVKSAAIIELPVGWQPGIPDNAAIWDEEWDKFEDEGFSNDLNLDPKSVSASKPKMSDSEKDLADYNSTPDSSSNANGKTGHSFSNNNRGLESESLYSHSEDESARSPYGSPAAKTSLESPSRDFSDAGFEKSPEAYGSFNDSAWGTFDNNDDVDSVWGIKPVNTKEPDSEKHRDFFGSSDFDTSSVRTGSPNADSFFQRKSPFFEDSVPPTPLSRFGNSSPRYSDVGDHYFDNSSRFDSFSMQDGSFSPQREKFSRFDSISSSHDFGNNQEKFSRFDSISSSCDFGHNQDKFSRFDSMSSSMDFGQNSQRHARFDSIGSSKDFGHGAFSFDDADPFGTSGPFKVSSESHSPKKSSDNWRAF, via the exons ATGGATCAGTTTGACGCATTCTTTAGGAGAGCCGATTTGGATGGTGATGGAAGGATTAGTGGAGCTGAAGCTGTTTCTTTCTTTCAGGGCTCCAATTTGCCTAAAAATATTCTTGCGCAG ATATGGATGCATGCTGATCAGAGAAAAACAGGTTTTCTTGGTCGACCGGAATTTTATAATGCTCTCAGACTTGTGACTGTTGCTCAAAGTAAGCGAGAGCTGACACCTGAAATTGTAAAGGCAGCACTATATGGTCCTGCTGCAGCGAAAATCCCCCCACCGAAGATTGATCTGCAGGCTGTATCTGCCCCTCAATCAACTTCAGTGCCTGCTGCATCTCCTCCACAGATGAGTATACCTGCATCAACGGGATCTCAAAATTTTGGCTTTAGAGGACAAGGGGTTCCAAATGTGGGCGTGAACCAGCAGTATGTATCAGCCCAGCCAAACCCTTCCATGAGGTTACCTCAAGCCACACCTGGTGGTGTTGCTTCCAATATGCAACTGGTTGTTTCTTCTGAACCTTCTGGAGGAGGAAATCTACTGGGTTCAAATCTTTCAAACTCAAATGATTGGCTCAATGGAAGGCCAGGTGGGGGCCCTGCTGCTGGGCCTAGAGGAGTCGGTCCTTCTGTGCCTTCCCCAGCTACTTCGTTATCTCCAGCTTTAATGACTTCGCAACCTATGCCTAATGATAGAGCACCAGCTGTTACTGGTAATGGATTTGCTTCTAAGTCAGCATTTGGTGCTGACATGTTTTCTGTTACTCCATCTCCACCTAGACCAGAATCTTCTGGACTCAACAATGCAGCTAATAGTAGTATTGGTCCATCAGCTATTGTTCCAGTTTCCAGTGTATCCCAACCTTTAAGTAAGTCCACATCATTGGAGTCATTGCAGAGTGCATTTGTTTCAAGACCATTAGCTAGTTCACAGTTTCAGCTTTCTCAGTCACCACTGGAACCTAAAAAGGAGGTTCGAGCGGCAGGTCCATCGCCACTTATATCTTCTGGGATCACAACTGGAGCCAGTAACTCTACTTCTGAAAATGCGCAGTTTACTTGGCCAAAGATGAAACCAACTGATGTTCAGAAGTACACAAAAGTTTTTATGGAAGTAGACACTGACAGAGATGGCAGAATTACCGGTGAGCAGGCACGGAATCTATTTTTAAGTTGGAGGTTACCTAGAG AGGTCTTGAAGCAGGTGTGGGACTTATCTGATCAAGACAATGACAGCATGCTTTCTCTCAGAGAGTTTTGTTTTGCTTTATATCTAATGGAACGTTACAGGGAAGGACGGCCACTTCCAGCTGTGCTTCCAAATAATGTTATGTTTGATGAAACTCTGTTGTCCATGACAGGACAATCTAACATTGTCCATCCAAATGCAGCTTGGGGTCCTCGTCCGG GATTTGGACAGCAGCAACCTCAGGTCACTGCTCGGTCAATGGCACCAACTGCAGGATTGAGACCGCCAACAAATATACCTGCTTCAAGAGCTGATGGTGCTAAACTATCCAATGAGCAGAAATCAAGGGCTCCGGTGTTGGAGGATTCATTTCTGGACCAGCCTGAGAAGGCTCAAGATGCTGCAGCATCTGAGAAAAAG GTTGGAGAGACTGCGAATGTTATTTTGGATTCAAAAGAAAAGATGGAGTATTATCGCACAATGATGCAGGAACTT GTTCTACATAAAAGCAGATGTGATAATAGATTGAATGAAATAACAGAAAGGGCATCTGCTGACAAGCGTGAG GCAGAATCTTTGGGAAAAAAATATGAGGAAAAATACAAGCAGGTGGCTGAAATAGCATCCAAGTTAACCATTGAAGAGGCAAAATATCGTGATGTTCAA GAAAGGAAGACAGAGTTGCATCAAGCAATTATTAAAATGGAACAAGGAGGAAGTGCCGATGGTATTCTTCAG GTCCGAGCTGATCGAATACAATCTGATATTGAAGAGCTCATAAAGGCTTTAACTGAACGTTGTAAGAAACATGGATTTGATGTTAAGTCGGCAGCTATAATTGAGCTTCCAGTAG GTTGGCAACCTGGAATTCCGGATAATGCAGCTATTTGGGATGAAGAGTGGGATAAATTTGAAGATGAAG GATTTTCCAATGACCTCAACCTTGATCCAAAAAGTGTTTCTGCCTCAAAACCAAAAATGTCAGACAGTGAAAAGGATTTAGCAGATTATAACTCAACTCCTGATTCATCCTCAAATGCCAATGGAAAAACAGGGCACTCCTTCAGTAACAACAATCGTGGCCTCGAGAGTGAATCTTTGTATAGCCACAGTGAAGATGAGTCAGCAAGAAGTCCATATGGCAGTCCAGCTGCTAAGACATCTCTAGAAAGCCCTTCTCGTGACTTTTCAGATGCTGGTTTTGAAAAAAGTCCGGAGGCATATGG AAGTTTCAATGACTCCGCCTGGGGCACCTTTGACAATAATGACGATGTGGACTCAGTTTGGGGAATAAAACCAGTTAATACCAAG GAGCCAGACTCGGAAAAGCACAGAGATTTCTTTGGATCCAGTGATTTTGATACAAGCTCCGTCAGAACAGGGTCCCCGAATGCAGATAGCTTCTTTCAGAGAAAAAGCCCATTTTTTGAGGATTCTGTCCCTCCCACTCCCCTCTCTAGATTCGGCAACTCTTCCCCTCGCTATAGCGATGTGGGGGATCACTACTTTGACAATTCCTCCAGGTTTGATTCTTTCAGCATGCAGGATGGCAGTTTTTCTCCTCAGCGTGAGAAGTTCTCTAGGTTCGATTCAATAAGCAGTTCTCACGATTTTGGCAATAATCAAGAGAAGTTCTCTAGGTTCGATTCAATAAGCAGTTCTTGTGATTTTGGCCATAATCAAGACAAGTTTTCAAGGTTTGATTCTATGAGTAGTAGCATGGACTTCGGCCAGAATAGCCAGAGGCATGCCAGGTTTGACTCGATTGGCAGCTCCAAAGATTTCGGCCATGGTGCCTTCTCTTTTGATGATGCAGATCCGTTTGGAACCTCTGGCCCCTTTAAAGTCTCATCAGAGAGCCACAGTCCGAAGAAAAGTTCTGACAATTGGAGAGCTTTTTAA
- the LOC103493826 gene encoding putative pentatricopeptide repeat-containing protein At5g43820, giving the protein MAFGASRRLLPYQVKACFLGLIASGRYHYPLIHSPSPALSYLFSTLDEPSNLFDDGVSGNGDRNQRCIDERFVISELSDLLLVNPHGSVSNTVKENLTEKQVPIRAVDGFLLPEEKLRGVFLQKLNGKTAIEHALANTDVNLSQDVVSKVLNTGSLGSEAMVTFFYWSIKQPSIPKDASSYNIILKALGRRGFFDSMMDVLYSMTREGVDATLETVSIVVDSLVKAHQVSKALQFFRNLKEIGLKCDTETLNILLQCMCRRSHVGAANSFLNLTKGSIPFNVMTYNIIIGGWSRYGRHSEVEQTLKAMEVDGFSPDCLTHTYLIECLGRANRIDDAVKIFDKMDEKGCTPDVAAYNAMISNFICIGDFDQCLTYYKRMLSNRCEPDMNTYSNLITGFLKAKKVADALEMFDEMVARIIPTTGAITSFIQLSCSYGPPHAAMLIYKKARKVGCRISKNAYKLLLMRLSLFGKFGMLLSIWNEMQESGYDPDMETYEHAIGCLCKTGQLENAVLVMEECLRQGFFPSRQIRSKLNNKLLACNRTEMAYKLWLKIKVARHQENLQRCWRAKGWHY; this is encoded by the coding sequence ATGGCATTCGGCGCTTCCCGGCGTCTTCTTCCCTATCAAGTCAAAGCCTGCTTTTTGGGACTTATTGCCAGTGGCAGGTATCACTATCCCTTAATCCACTCGCCGTCGCCGGCTTTATCATACCTATTTTCAACCCTAGATGAACCATCAAATTTATTTGATGATGGTGTTTCGGGTAATGGTGATCGAAATCAACGCTGCATAGATGAGCGATTCGTTATCAGCGAACTTTCTGATCTTCTACTAGTTAATCCTCATGGTTCGGTTTCTAACACTGTCAAAGAGAATCTCACTGAGAAACAGGTGCCAATTAGGGCAGTTGATGGATTCTTACTTCCAGAAGAGAAATTGCGAGGTGTTTTCCTTCAAAAACTGAATGGCAAAACCGCAATTGAGCATGCTTTAGCTAATACTGATGTGAATTTGAGCCAAGATGTTGTCAGCAAAGTACTAAACACCGGGAGTTTGGGTAGCGAAGCAATGGTTACCTTCTTTTATTGGTCTATTAAACAGCCGTCGATACCTAAAGATGCCTCTAGTTACAACATAATTCTTAAAGCTTTAGGTAGAAGAGGGTTTTTTGACTCCATGATGGATGTTTTGTACAGCATGACACGGGAGGGAGTGGACGCGACATTGGAAACGGTATCCATCGTAGTAGACAGTTTGGTCAAGGCTCACCAAGTTTCTAAGGCACTTCAATTTTTCAGAAACTTGAAAGAAATTGGGTTGAAATGTGATACTGAAACCTTGAACATTCTTCTACAATGCATGTGTCGACGATCTCACGTGGGTGCTGCAAACTCCTTCCTTAATTTAACCAAGGGGAGTATCCCTTTCAATGTCATGACATATAACATTATAATTGGTGGATGGTCAAGATACGGTAGGCATAGTGAAGTTGAGCAAACGTTGAAAGCAATGGAAGTTGATGGATTTTCTCCAGATTGTCTGACCCACACTTATCTTATTGAGTGTCTTGGCAGAGCTAATCGGATTGACGATGCTGTCAAGATTTTTGATAAAATGGATGAAAAGGGCTGTACACCAGATGTTGCTGCTTATAATGCAATGATCTCCAACTTTATATGTATTGGTGATTTTGATCAATGCCTGACCTATTACAAGCGTATGTTGAGCAACAGATGCGAACCTGACATGAACACCTATTCCAATTTGATTACCGGCTTTCTTAAAGCCAAGAAAGTAGCTGATGCACTAGAAATGTTTGATGAGATGGTGGCAAGAATAATTCCCACTACGGGGGCAATAACATCCTTTATTCAACTTAGCTGTAGTTATGGTCCTCCGCACGCAGCTATGTTAATCTACAAGAAAGCAAGAAAAGTTGGATGTAGGATATCCAAGAATGCATACAAATTGTTGCTAATGCGGCTTTCTTTGTTTGGTAAATTTGGCATGCTATTAAGTATATGGAATGAGATGCAAGAAAGTGGTTATGATCCTGATATGGAAACTTATGAGCATGCCATTGGCTGTCTTTGCAAAACAGGGCAGCTTGAAAATGCTGTACTCGTCATGGAGGAATGTTTACGTCAGGGTTTCTTCCCTAGTAGGCAAATACGTAGTAAGCTTAATAACAAACTATTGGCCTGTAATAGGACAGAGATGGCATATAAACTCTGGTTGAAAATCAAAGTTGCTCGTCATCAGGAAAATCTGCAAAGATGTTGGCGTGCCAAGGGATGGCATTATTGA
- the LOC103493829 gene encoding EH domain-containing and endocytosis protein 1 isoform X2 — protein MDQFDAFFRRADLDGDGRISGAEAVSFFQGSNLPKNILAQIWMHADQRKTGFLGRPEFYNALRLVTVAQSKRELTPEIVKAALYGPAAAKIPPPKIDLQAVSAPQSTSVPAASPPQMSIPASTGSQNFGFRGQGVPNVGVNQQYVSAQPNPSMRLPQATPGGVASNMQLVVSSEPSGGGNLLGSNLSNSNDWLNGRPGGGPAAGPRGVGPSVPSPATSLSPALMTSQPMPNDRAPAVTGNGFASKSAFGADMFSVTPSPPRPESSGLNNAANSSIGPSAIVPVSSVSQPLSKSTSLESLQSAFVSRPLASSQFQLSQSPLEPKKEVRAAGPSPLISSGITTGASNSTSENAQFTWPKMKPTDVQKYTKVFMEVDTDRDGRITGEQARNLFLSWRLPREVLKQVWDLSDQDNDSMLSLREFCFALYLMERYREGRPLPAVLPNNVMFDETLLSMTGQSNIVHPNAAWGPRPGFGQQQPQVTARSMAPTAGLRPPTNIPASRADGAKLSNEQKSRAPVLEDSFLDQPEKAQDAAASEKKVGETANVILDSKEKMEYYRTMMQELVLHKSRCDNRLNEITERASADKREAESLGKKYEEKYKQVAEIASKLTIEEAKYRDVQERKTELHQAIIKMEQGGSADGILQVRADRIQSDIEELIKALTERCKKHGFDVKSAAIIELPVGWQPGIPDNAAIWDEEWDKFEDEGFSNDLNLDPKSVSASKPKMSDSEKDLADYNSTPDSSSNANGKTGHSFSNNNRGLESESLYSHSEDESARSPYGSPAAKTSLESPSRDFSDAGFEKSPEAYGFNDSAWGTFDNNDDVDSVWGIKPVNTKEPDSEKHRDFFGSSDFDTSSVRTGSPNADSFFQRKSPFFEDSVPPTPLSRFGNSSPRYSDVGDHYFDNSSRFDSFSMQDGSFSPQREKFSRFDSISSSHDFGNNQEKFSRFDSISSSCDFGHNQDKFSRFDSMSSSMDFGQNSQRHARFDSIGSSKDFGHGAFSFDDADPFGTSGPFKVSSESHSPKKSSDNWRAF, from the exons ATGGATCAGTTTGACGCATTCTTTAGGAGAGCCGATTTGGATGGTGATGGAAGGATTAGTGGAGCTGAAGCTGTTTCTTTCTTTCAGGGCTCCAATTTGCCTAAAAATATTCTTGCGCAG ATATGGATGCATGCTGATCAGAGAAAAACAGGTTTTCTTGGTCGACCGGAATTTTATAATGCTCTCAGACTTGTGACTGTTGCTCAAAGTAAGCGAGAGCTGACACCTGAAATTGTAAAGGCAGCACTATATGGTCCTGCTGCAGCGAAAATCCCCCCACCGAAGATTGATCTGCAGGCTGTATCTGCCCCTCAATCAACTTCAGTGCCTGCTGCATCTCCTCCACAGATGAGTATACCTGCATCAACGGGATCTCAAAATTTTGGCTTTAGAGGACAAGGGGTTCCAAATGTGGGCGTGAACCAGCAGTATGTATCAGCCCAGCCAAACCCTTCCATGAGGTTACCTCAAGCCACACCTGGTGGTGTTGCTTCCAATATGCAACTGGTTGTTTCTTCTGAACCTTCTGGAGGAGGAAATCTACTGGGTTCAAATCTTTCAAACTCAAATGATTGGCTCAATGGAAGGCCAGGTGGGGGCCCTGCTGCTGGGCCTAGAGGAGTCGGTCCTTCTGTGCCTTCCCCAGCTACTTCGTTATCTCCAGCTTTAATGACTTCGCAACCTATGCCTAATGATAGAGCACCAGCTGTTACTGGTAATGGATTTGCTTCTAAGTCAGCATTTGGTGCTGACATGTTTTCTGTTACTCCATCTCCACCTAGACCAGAATCTTCTGGACTCAACAATGCAGCTAATAGTAGTATTGGTCCATCAGCTATTGTTCCAGTTTCCAGTGTATCCCAACCTTTAAGTAAGTCCACATCATTGGAGTCATTGCAGAGTGCATTTGTTTCAAGACCATTAGCTAGTTCACAGTTTCAGCTTTCTCAGTCACCACTGGAACCTAAAAAGGAGGTTCGAGCGGCAGGTCCATCGCCACTTATATCTTCTGGGATCACAACTGGAGCCAGTAACTCTACTTCTGAAAATGCGCAGTTTACTTGGCCAAAGATGAAACCAACTGATGTTCAGAAGTACACAAAAGTTTTTATGGAAGTAGACACTGACAGAGATGGCAGAATTACCGGTGAGCAGGCACGGAATCTATTTTTAAGTTGGAGGTTACCTAGAG AGGTCTTGAAGCAGGTGTGGGACTTATCTGATCAAGACAATGACAGCATGCTTTCTCTCAGAGAGTTTTGTTTTGCTTTATATCTAATGGAACGTTACAGGGAAGGACGGCCACTTCCAGCTGTGCTTCCAAATAATGTTATGTTTGATGAAACTCTGTTGTCCATGACAGGACAATCTAACATTGTCCATCCAAATGCAGCTTGGGGTCCTCGTCCGG GATTTGGACAGCAGCAACCTCAGGTCACTGCTCGGTCAATGGCACCAACTGCAGGATTGAGACCGCCAACAAATATACCTGCTTCAAGAGCTGATGGTGCTAAACTATCCAATGAGCAGAAATCAAGGGCTCCGGTGTTGGAGGATTCATTTCTGGACCAGCCTGAGAAGGCTCAAGATGCTGCAGCATCTGAGAAAAAG GTTGGAGAGACTGCGAATGTTATTTTGGATTCAAAAGAAAAGATGGAGTATTATCGCACAATGATGCAGGAACTT GTTCTACATAAAAGCAGATGTGATAATAGATTGAATGAAATAACAGAAAGGGCATCTGCTGACAAGCGTGAG GCAGAATCTTTGGGAAAAAAATATGAGGAAAAATACAAGCAGGTGGCTGAAATAGCATCCAAGTTAACCATTGAAGAGGCAAAATATCGTGATGTTCAA GAAAGGAAGACAGAGTTGCATCAAGCAATTATTAAAATGGAACAAGGAGGAAGTGCCGATGGTATTCTTCAG GTCCGAGCTGATCGAATACAATCTGATATTGAAGAGCTCATAAAGGCTTTAACTGAACGTTGTAAGAAACATGGATTTGATGTTAAGTCGGCAGCTATAATTGAGCTTCCAGTAG GTTGGCAACCTGGAATTCCGGATAATGCAGCTATTTGGGATGAAGAGTGGGATAAATTTGAAGATGAAG GATTTTCCAATGACCTCAACCTTGATCCAAAAAGTGTTTCTGCCTCAAAACCAAAAATGTCAGACAGTGAAAAGGATTTAGCAGATTATAACTCAACTCCTGATTCATCCTCAAATGCCAATGGAAAAACAGGGCACTCCTTCAGTAACAACAATCGTGGCCTCGAGAGTGAATCTTTGTATAGCCACAGTGAAGATGAGTCAGCAAGAAGTCCATATGGCAGTCCAGCTGCTAAGACATCTCTAGAAAGCCCTTCTCGTGACTTTTCAGATGCTGGTTTTGAAAAAAGTCCGGAGGCATATGG TTTCAATGACTCCGCCTGGGGCACCTTTGACAATAATGACGATGTGGACTCAGTTTGGGGAATAAAACCAGTTAATACCAAG GAGCCAGACTCGGAAAAGCACAGAGATTTCTTTGGATCCAGTGATTTTGATACAAGCTCCGTCAGAACAGGGTCCCCGAATGCAGATAGCTTCTTTCAGAGAAAAAGCCCATTTTTTGAGGATTCTGTCCCTCCCACTCCCCTCTCTAGATTCGGCAACTCTTCCCCTCGCTATAGCGATGTGGGGGATCACTACTTTGACAATTCCTCCAGGTTTGATTCTTTCAGCATGCAGGATGGCAGTTTTTCTCCTCAGCGTGAGAAGTTCTCTAGGTTCGATTCAATAAGCAGTTCTCACGATTTTGGCAATAATCAAGAGAAGTTCTCTAGGTTCGATTCAATAAGCAGTTCTTGTGATTTTGGCCATAATCAAGACAAGTTTTCAAGGTTTGATTCTATGAGTAGTAGCATGGACTTCGGCCAGAATAGCCAGAGGCATGCCAGGTTTGACTCGATTGGCAGCTCCAAAGATTTCGGCCATGGTGCCTTCTCTTTTGATGATGCAGATCCGTTTGGAACCTCTGGCCCCTTTAAAGTCTCATCAGAGAGCCACAGTCCGAAGAAAAGTTCTGACAATTGGAGAGCTTTTTAA